The Paenibacillus sp. FSL W8-0426 region GCCATCAGCCTGATGTTGTTTATTCTGCTGATTGCGATCGGCCTGCCGGTGCTCCCGAGCGGACGCGGCGGAATGGCGATGCTGGTCGGCCCTTCCGCAGGATTCATTTTCAGTTGGCCCATTGCTGCGTTCTGCATTGGCTGGGCATCCGAGAAGGTCTGGCCGAAACTGAAAACATGGAAACTCGTGGTCATCAATATTATATTCGGCGTCATCCTGGTCAGCCTGATCGGTGCGCCTGTCATGGCTCTTATTACCAATACGCCCGTTTGGGCTGGAATCGTGAGTTCGGCTTCGTATCTTCCGGGGGATCTGATCAAGGCGGTCATTGCTTCTGTCATCGTCGTGCAGCTTAAAGCGATCAGCCCGATCGAAGAGAAGATCCACCATTCCTGACATGGAGCCATACTGCGGTTCTAGGATCGAGCGACCAGTATGAATGAAAGGGGATACGAAATGAATCTGGCGGAGCCCATTCTGAATCGCGCAACCCGGTATCCCGATCGTATAGCCATTCGCCACGGAAGCGGACAACTTACCTATTCGCAACTTGCCGAGCGAGTCGGAAGAATTGCTGCCGGATTGGGGCAACACTGCACCCCGCAAGACATGATTGCCATCCTGTCCGCCAATCGGGTAGAATTTGCGGAAGTGTTCCTCGGCGCAGTGCAGGCAGGATGTGTGCCGGTTCTGCTGGATACCGGTTGGACGACGAATCAACTGGAGGGCGTCATTGCAAGCTGCAAGCCCAAGGTCATTTTTGGCGAGGGAGCGAGGTTGGAAGAATTCCGGGCTCGGCATGACGGCATTCTCTGCTTGACGTTCGAAGACAAGGAACAAACAGGCACTTATGAACCGTGGCTAGCTTCGCATCCTCCTACGTCATGTGTGGACGCGTCCAACGAGTTGTTGTTCGTGGGCTTCACCTCAGGCACAACGGGAGTGCCTAAAGGGTACATGCGTACGCACCTTTCTTGGCTGCGCAGTTTCGATGCCACGGAAGAAGCCTTTCGGCTTGAGTCGATGGAGCATGTGCTGGCCCCGGGACCGTTCGTGCATTCCTTGTCCCTGTTTGCATTGGTGCAGTCTTTGTACAGCGGTGCGACCTTTTATGTCATGGAGAGATTTGTCGCGCAAAACGTCATGGAGCTCTGTTCCGACGTACGTGGCATGGTCTTGTTTGTCGTGCCTGCCATGATCGATGCTTTGTTGCAGCATGCTTCCGCAGTTGAGCATTCCGGCTCGATTCAGGCGCTGATCAGTTCGGGCGGTCAATGGCTGGAAGGGTCGAAGGAGCGGTGCCGGGAAGTGTTTGCCGGTACGGCTTTATACGAGTATTACGGTTCTTCGGAAGCGAGTTATATCAGTTACATGGATGTCCTTCGGGAGATGCGCCCCGGATCGCTGGGGAGACCGTTCAAGGGCGTAGAAATCTCGATCCGGAACGATCGTTTTCTGGAAGTGCCCGCGGGCACCGCGGGCGAACTTTTCCTCCGAAGCCCGATGACGTTCAAAGCCTATCATCAGCTGCCGGAAGAAACGGCAGGGGCGTTCAGGGAAGGCTGGCTCAGAACGGGGGATTACATGTATGTCGATCAGGACGGTTATCTTTATTTGGCAGGACGGGTGCAGAACATGATCAAAACCGGCGGATTGAAGGTGTTTCCGGAGGAAGTGGAGGCCGTCCTGCAGCGGATTCCTTCCATTCGGGAGGTGATGGTCTTCGGCAAACCGGACGAGCGTTGGGGAGAGCGGGTTACGGCGATGATCCAGTGGCATGCAGAGGTGCCGGAATGGAGTTTGGACGAAATAAAGCAGGTTTGCAAGCAATACGGCCTGGCAGCATACAAAATCCCGAAAGCGCTGGTGACGGTGAGAAGGTTTGCCTATACGAGCAGTGGCAAGATTGCCCGCCAGCTTATGAAAGAACAAGCGTGTTCGAATAAGGGATAGACTCAGATTAAGGATGAAAGAAAGGAGACGATGCCGTTTATGCTGACCTTGGATCAGGTTCATTTTTATTATCGCAAAGGACAGGACGTTCTGCACGATATCAGCCTGTCTGTCCCCAAAGGCGAATTCGCCGCCATCATCGGTGGAAACGGTTCGGGCAAGTCAACCCTCGCCAAGTTGATGAAGGGGCTGCTGCAGCCGAAGAAAGGCGAGATCCGATTTGATGATTGGTGTACTTCCAAGCCGGAAGAGGCGGCAAAGATCCATCAACATATCGGCATGGTCTTCCAGAATCCGGATGATCAATTCGTTACGACGACGGTAACGGACGAGATTGTGTTCGGCATGGAAAACATTCGCCTGTCCCGGGCTGAGATGCATGTCCGCTTACATCAGGTGTTGAAAGAGGTCGGACTCGAGCGGGAAGCGGAGATGAGCCCGCATCAATTGTCGGGCGGGCAGAAGCAGCGCGTGGCCATTGCGGCCATACTGGCTATGCAGCCGGACGTCATCGTTCTGGATGAAGCGACATCGATGCTTGATCCGGAAGGAAGACGGCAGATTATGTGCATTTTGCAAGAGCTGCATCTTCGCGGCGTCACCGTCATTCATATCACGCATCATATGGATGAAGTGCTCTATGCGGAGCGCGTGATATGGTTGAATGCCGGACGGATGGCATTCGATGGAACGCCTGCGGCGTTCTTTGAAACGCAGCCGTTGAACGAATACGGATTGGAGCAGCCGTTCGCAGCCAGACTGCGAATGGCGTTGGCAGGTTCCGTCGGGGACAAGCCGCTTACGCCGGACTGGAAGGAGTGGATTCGGGAACGATGGCATACGAGCTAAACCGGGTTAGCGTCCATTTTGCGGAGCGGACGGCATTGCGCAACGTGACGTGCACTTTGCGGGAAGGACGCTGGATCTCGATCGTCGGCCGCAGCGGCGCGGGTAAATCGACGTTTGCCCATGTATTGAAAGGACTCGTCATCCCCGATGAAGGAGAGTATCGCATCGATGAGCGGCAGATTTTCGGAGACGGCAAAGGAAGGGATGGCGTGATTCATGATGTGGGCATCGTTTTTCAGGTGCCTGAACATCAGTTGTTCGAAACTACCGTCGCCAGAGAGCTGGCTTTTGCGCCGCGAATGCAAGGATGGGGCTCACAGCGGATCGCGGAGGCCATCGACCGCGTTTTGCCGCAAGTCGGACTGTCTAAAGAACTGTTGGATCTTGCGCCATTCCAGCTAAGCGGCGGCCAGAGAAGGCGTGTGGCACTGGCTTCCGTGCTGCTGATGGACCCGGCACTGCTTATTCTCGACGAACCGACGTCGGGACTGGATCCGGCAGCGCGTATGGAAGTGCTGCATATGCTGCGTGAATGGCAGCGGGCGGGGCAGCGCACGGTCGTATTTATTTCGCATCGGATGGAAGACGTTGCGGAGTATTCGGATGAGGTCATGGTATTTCATGACGGCCAAATGTTGGAGCATTGCGACGTACATACGTTGTTTTTGCAAAAAGGCGCTGTGATGGATCAGGCTGGCCTGCCGCTGCCGGAAGCCGTGCAGCTGCTGCATCTCGTCGAGGAGTTGTCCGGCCGGTCCGTAGATACGGGCAGCTGCAGGGAAACCGACATTCTGGAACAAGTGTCGGCGGTATGGCAAGCGAGGAGCCTGTGATGCAAAATAATATTCTGTTCGGACAGTTCATGGCCAAAGAATCGCTGTTGCACAGGCTTGATCCGCGCACGAAGCTGGTTAGTCTTATGATGATCATGTTCGGTTTGCTTAGGCTCGCGACATTATTGGGATTTGCTCTCGCTACCGTTTTGGTGCTGGTTTGCGTCCTCTTGTCGCGCATTCCGCTGTCGGTATATGTGAAGACGTTGAAGCCGGTCTGGTTTATATTAACATTTACGCTTTTATATAATGCCTTCTTCACCCAAGGAGATCATGTCATCTGGTCCTGGTCGGTCATTACGTTAACCGTGGATGGCATCGAAGCGGGAATAACCGTTGTGTGGCGCATTGCGTTGATGATTATGCTGGCATCCGTCTTAACGTTAACGACCAAACCGCTATCCCTTGCCCAAGGCTTGGAAAAGCTGATGTCGCCGCTTTCGCGTTTGCGCGTGCCCGTGGAGCAGGTTTCG contains the following coding sequences:
- a CDS encoding ATP-binding cassette domain-containing protein; protein product: MAYELNRVSVHFAERTALRNVTCTLREGRWISIVGRSGAGKSTFAHVLKGLVIPDEGEYRIDERQIFGDGKGRDGVIHDVGIVFQVPEHQLFETTVARELAFAPRMQGWGSQRIAEAIDRVLPQVGLSKELLDLAPFQLSGGQRRRVALASVLLMDPALLILDEPTSGLDPAARMEVLHMLREWQRAGQRTVVFISHRMEDVAEYSDEVMVFHDGQMLEHCDVHTLFLQKGAVMDQAGLPLPEAVQLLHLVEELSGRSVDTGSCRETDILEQVSAVWQARSL
- a CDS encoding energy-coupling factor transporter ATPase, with protein sequence MLTLDQVHFYYRKGQDVLHDISLSVPKGEFAAIIGGNGSGKSTLAKLMKGLLQPKKGEIRFDDWCTSKPEEAAKIHQHIGMVFQNPDDQFVTTTVTDEIVFGMENIRLSRAEMHVRLHQVLKEVGLEREAEMSPHQLSGGQKQRVAIAAILAMQPDVIVLDEATSMLDPEGRRQIMCILQELHLRGVTVIHITHHMDEVLYAERVIWLNAGRMAFDGTPAAFFETQPLNEYGLEQPFAARLRMALAGSVGDKPLTPDWKEWIRERWHTS
- a CDS encoding AMP-binding protein, translating into MNLAEPILNRATRYPDRIAIRHGSGQLTYSQLAERVGRIAAGLGQHCTPQDMIAILSANRVEFAEVFLGAVQAGCVPVLLDTGWTTNQLEGVIASCKPKVIFGEGARLEEFRARHDGILCLTFEDKEQTGTYEPWLASHPPTSCVDASNELLFVGFTSGTTGVPKGYMRTHLSWLRSFDATEEAFRLESMEHVLAPGPFVHSLSLFALVQSLYSGATFYVMERFVAQNVMELCSDVRGMVLFVVPAMIDALLQHASAVEHSGSIQALISSGGQWLEGSKERCREVFAGTALYEYYGSSEASYISYMDVLREMRPGSLGRPFKGVEISIRNDRFLEVPAGTAGELFLRSPMTFKAYHQLPEETAGAFREGWLRTGDYMYVDQDGYLYLAGRVQNMIKTGGLKVFPEEVEAVLQRIPSIREVMVFGKPDERWGERVTAMIQWHAEVPEWSLDEIKQVCKQYGLAAYKIPKALVTVRRFAYTSSGKIARQLMKEQACSNKG
- a CDS encoding energy-coupling factor transporter transmembrane component T; translation: MQNNILFGQFMAKESLLHRLDPRTKLVSLMMIMFGLLRLATLLGFALATVLVLVCVLLSRIPLSVYVKTLKPVWFILTFTLLYNAFFTQGDHVIWSWSVITLTVDGIEAGITVVWRIALMIMLASVLTLTTKPLSLAQGLEKLMSPLSRLRVPVEQVSLMITIAIRFIPTILEEMDRILLAQKARGYDIAAMPLPRRLFAYIPVVVPLFMTTIQRAEQLTLAIEARAYGDGRGRSSYRQLKLAKADYWIGGSAMAIALWMIWGG
- a CDS encoding biotin transporter BioY — protein: MKTKELVYAALFAAFIAVLGLIPPIPLGFIPVPITAQTLGVMLAGCFLGKRMAAISLMLFILLIAIGLPVLPSGRGGMAMLVGPSAGFIFSWPIAAFCIGWASEKVWPKLKTWKLVVINIIFGVILVSLIGAPVMALITNTPVWAGIVSSASYLPGDLIKAVIASVIVVQLKAISPIEEKIHHS